In the Harmonia axyridis chromosome 3, icHarAxyr1.1, whole genome shotgun sequence genome, one interval contains:
- the LOC123674599 gene encoding tigger transposable element-derived protein 4-like yields the protein MFGVGEMSKPRKLKSLTIGKKLEILKKVENRVNRKIICQEYDIPKSTLCTIIKNKDTIAKFGAEVNNPCVVKRNKPKKKVNTALIKWFEASRKANLPISGPILQQKALDFSRKLGDENFKASSGWLEKFKKRHGVLQKKACGESAAVNQEECDNWIRDVLPTILAPYEADDIFNADETGLFFKCLPDKTLTFKNEKCYGGKLSKERVTLLLAANMSGSEKLKPVIIGKSAKPRCFAGVKCLPLTYYSNKKAWMTSEIFEKWLLNLDKHFQLQNRRVLLLIDNCPAHPNIDHRLKAIKLIFFPPNTTSKLQPLDQGIIKSFKFHYKRRILQTVLDGFESNGTIPKIDLLDCIHTSAAVWRVDLTQETIQNCFRKAGFGTHNFYDYEDELPLSELKKIMTSEQKVALDLQESVFKCLEVLNADDKVSLEEYINVDVDLITSENPSEDEILEYVNNKQEDLENFSETIPEDDDEDDSVGAARQKPSDAEVAKAIETIRLAFSMNEAATDDDLTLIFEISKKFEAYRLNNKTFRQTLITDFF from the exons atgtttggaGTTGGTGAGATGTCGAAGCCGCGTAAACTGAAGTCTTTAACGATCGGAAAGaagttagaaattttaaaaaaagtggaaaatcgTGTCAACAGAAAAATCATTTGCCAAGAATATGATATTCCGAAAAGTACATTATGcactataataaaaaacaaagatacAATAGCTAAGTTTGGTGCAGAAGTGAATAACCCTTGTGTAGTGAAGCGAAATAAGCCTAAGAAGAAAGTGAACACTGCATTGATCAAGTGGTTCGAAGCTTCAAGAAAAGCAAATTTGCCAATCTCAGGGCCCATTTTGCAACAGAAGGCATtagatttttccagaaaattgggagatgaaaatttcaaggctaGCTCGGGATggcttgaaaaattcaaaaaaag ACATGGTGTATTGCAAAAAAAAGCGTGTGGGGAAAGTGCTGCTGTTAATCAAGAAGAGTGTGATAACTGGATTCGAGATGTTCTTCCTACAATTTTAGCTCCTTACGAAGCTGACGATATTTTCAACGCAGATGAGACTGGGTTGTTCTTCAAATGCTTACCAGATAAAACCTTaactttcaaaaatgaaaaatgttacggaggcaaattatccaaggaaaggGTGACTCTTTTATTAGCAGCAAATATGAGTGGCAGTGAGAAATTGAAACCTGTAATAATAGGGAAAAGCGCAAAGCCACGATGTTTCGCAGGAGTGAAATGTTTACCCCTTACTTATTACAGTAACAAAAAGGCCTGGATGACGAGTGAGATATTTGAAAAGTGGTTGTTGAATCTAGACAAACATTTCCAACTTCAAAATCGTAGAGTTCTATTACTGATTGACAACTGCCCTGCTCATCCAAATATCGATCATCGATTGAAGGCaataaagttgattttttttccacccAATACGACATCAAAATTACAGCCTCTTGATCAGGGAATTataaaaagtttcaaatttcattataaacgcAGGATCTTACAAACAGTACTAGATGGATTTGAGTCCAATGGCACTATCCCCAAAATTGATCTCTTGGATTGCATTCATACGTCGGCGGCAGTGTGGAGAGTAGATTTAACCCAGGAGACTATTCAAAACTGCTTCAGAAAGGCTGGTTTTGGGACACATAACTTCTATGACTATGAAGACGAACTGCCGctatcagaattgaaaaaaattatgaccagTGAACAAAAGGTAGCTTTAGATCTCCAAGAGTCTGTTTTTAAATGTTTGGAGGTATTGAATGCTGATGATAAGGTTTCTTTGGAGGAATATATAAATGTGGACGTGGATCTTATAACAAGTGAAAATCCTTCAGAGGATGAGATCTTGGAATATGTGAACAATAAACAAgaagacttggaaaatttttcagagacCATACCTGAAGATGACGATGAAGATGACAGTGTAGGAGCTGCAAGACAAAAGCCTTCTGACGCTGAAGTTGCTAAAGCAATTGAAACCATTCGGCTTGCGTTTTCAATGAATGAGGCTGCAACTGATGACGATTTAACTCTCATATTCGAAATAAGCAAGAAATTTGAAGCCTATCgtctaaacaataaaacatttagGCAAACTTtaataactgattttttttaa